One genomic window of Undibacterium cyanobacteriorum includes the following:
- the lolB gene encoding lipoprotein insertase outer membrane protein LolB, with protein MRMNPCYAYTKTILLCCLALSISGSLVSCANAPKLSHEQMSRTRQYQEQITLSGKISIQYQQNEKTETLSGNFDWQQLSKELTISLNSPLGQTIAIIRETPQGASLQQAKQETRYAQDVEQLLTESLGWSLPVAGLKDWLQGFDRQTNGQKLAVPTKDYQRLMSQGWQIDFTTWQEDQQQVHPKLINLYRRTEELGELKIRIAILEWNADQNSNTAPVGVPSTP; from the coding sequence ATGCGCATGAATCCTTGCTACGCCTACACCAAAACCATTCTGCTGTGCTGCCTCGCACTCAGTATCAGTGGCAGTCTTGTTTCTTGCGCTAACGCGCCGAAACTATCGCATGAGCAAATGAGTCGAACTCGCCAATACCAGGAGCAAATTACACTCTCTGGCAAGATTTCGATTCAATATCAACAGAATGAAAAAACCGAGACTTTAAGTGGTAACTTTGACTGGCAACAATTGTCGAAAGAGCTGACCATCAGCCTCAATTCTCCCCTTGGACAGACCATCGCCATCATTCGCGAAACCCCACAAGGCGCGAGCTTACAGCAGGCCAAACAAGAAACTCGTTATGCGCAAGACGTCGAACAATTACTTACAGAATCACTCGGCTGGTCGCTTCCTGTGGCGGGATTGAAAGATTGGTTACAAGGCTTCGATCGCCAAACCAATGGTCAAAAGCTAGCTGTGCCAACTAAGGATTACCAGCGCCTCATGAGTCAAGGTTGGCAAATCGATTTCACCACCTGGCAAGAAGATCAGCAGCAAGTACACCCAAAGTTGATCAACCTCTATCGTCGTACTGAAGAACTAGGTGAGCTCAAAATACGAATCGCCATCCTCGAATGGAACGCCGATCAAAACTCCAACACTGCGCCCGTCGGCGTGCCGAGCACGCCTTAA
- a CDS encoding tetratricopeptide repeat protein, with product MFLKFLHQFLHNYLSYKSTIVATSSKNADLAPTIGQTSVENKSILRKSLDARYLLVTPSEHSNCVRTTTSHTLFPIVARFAIGITGLMGALTYLPAKAQEADAPPIFKNAKGKSSSNKVKEEDLPKVELSKELMFKLLSSDVALQRGETGSAYVTLMSVAKETRDPRIAKKATDVAMSAQQLNEALEAVQLWRSISPESFEAGQYFLSLMVVKSDYEEVESFFIDQLTKVKPDELAPTLYQAQSLLARMQDKKRAFASLERIVGSTPASVDTHIMLARGATTQGDKTRAIHEARQALTLQADSELALLTLAQASEKDEALKLAKDFIRKYPKAFEVHLAYASMLVEMRQLQSARDEFAQLLNKFSAAKRPTSRLLLALGSIELELQRSDSAIVYFQRYLNEADSDEDKNNAYLNLAQAELQKKDLKRADQWLSKVENTQDKSETWFNVQTRRALLMASDQRFGEARQFLQSLKFNNEAEEALLLQTEAQVMKAAGQKTEAFVLLEAALANYPRHPDLLYDYAMLADSFKRYDEMEAALKQLIAVNPNNPFAYNALGYSYVDRNVQLNDAEQLLKRALELAPEDPYILDSFAWLRFRQSQFEEAEQVLRRCYQLRPDPEIEIHLAEVLWAQTKLSEAKKLLASAQKKDPDNELLKSTLERLGISLP from the coding sequence ATGTTTTTGAAATTCTTGCATCAATTCTTGCACAACTACTTGAGTTACAAGTCCACTATTGTAGCGACAAGCTCAAAAAACGCGGACCTTGCCCCGACGATCGGTCAGACAAGTGTCGAAAACAAATCCATTCTCCGCAAAAGCTTGGATGCCAGATATCTCCTAGTAACGCCTTCCGAGCACTCCAACTGTGTTCGCACCACCACTTCTCACACTTTATTCCCTATTGTGGCGCGATTTGCCATCGGTATCACTGGGCTGATGGGGGCATTGACATATCTTCCGGCCAAGGCTCAAGAAGCTGATGCGCCCCCCATCTTCAAGAATGCCAAAGGAAAATCTTCCAGTAACAAAGTCAAGGAAGAAGACTTACCGAAGGTAGAGCTCAGTAAAGAACTGATGTTTAAACTCTTGAGTTCAGATGTTGCACTTCAGCGTGGTGAAACGGGAAGCGCGTATGTCACCTTGATGAGCGTCGCCAAGGAAACTAGGGATCCGCGTATCGCCAAGAAAGCCACCGACGTCGCCATGAGTGCGCAGCAACTCAATGAAGCACTCGAAGCGGTGCAATTATGGCGCTCGATTAGCCCAGAATCCTTTGAAGCGGGTCAGTACTTTTTGAGCCTCATGGTTGTCAAATCCGACTATGAAGAAGTCGAATCCTTCTTCATCGATCAACTGACCAAGGTGAAGCCTGACGAGCTCGCCCCTACTCTTTATCAAGCCCAAAGTTTATTGGCTCGGATGCAGGATAAAAAACGTGCATTCGCGAGCCTCGAGCGTATCGTTGGCAGCACTCCCGCCAGCGTTGATACGCATATTATGCTTGCACGTGGCGCCACGACTCAAGGCGATAAAACACGCGCGATACATGAAGCGCGTCAAGCTCTGACACTACAAGCGGATTCTGAACTGGCGCTGTTGACGCTGGCGCAAGCGTCCGAGAAAGATGAAGCCTTGAAGCTGGCCAAGGATTTTATCCGTAAATATCCGAAAGCCTTCGAAGTGCATTTAGCCTACGCTAGCATGCTGGTTGAGATGCGCCAATTGCAAAGCGCACGCGACGAATTTGCGCAACTCTTGAACAAATTTTCAGCAGCCAAGAGGCCCACATCCCGACTTCTTTTGGCCTTGGGATCAATCGAATTAGAGCTGCAAAGGAGCGACTCGGCGATTGTGTATTTCCAACGTTATCTAAATGAAGCCGATAGCGACGAAGATAAGAACAATGCTTATCTGAATTTAGCTCAAGCAGAGTTACAAAAGAAAGATCTGAAACGAGCTGACCAATGGTTATCCAAAGTCGAAAATACACAAGACAAGAGTGAGACTTGGTTTAACGTACAAACACGTCGAGCGCTGTTGATGGCGAGTGACCAACGATTTGGCGAAGCACGGCAGTTCTTACAAAGCCTCAAGTTCAATAACGAGGCCGAGGAAGCGCTCCTATTACAAACCGAAGCCCAAGTGATGAAAGCGGCAGGACAAAAAACCGAAGCTTTTGTTCTGTTGGAAGCGGCACTCGCCAACTATCCACGCCATCCTGATCTACTATACGACTACGCCATGCTGGCAGATAGCTTTAAACGCTATGATGAGATGGAAGCGGCACTCAAGCAACTGATTGCGGTGAATCCCAACAATCCGTTTGCCTACAATGCGCTAGGCTATTCTTACGTGGATCGCAATGTTCAGCTGAACGATGCAGAACAATTATTAAAACGGGCGCTCGAGTTAGCGCCAGAAGACCCCTACATCCTCGATAGCTTTGCCTGGCTCAGATTTCGTCAGTCTCAGTTCGAAGAGGCGGAACAAGTCTTGCGTCGCTGCTATCAACTGCGACCTGATCCGGAAATTGAAATTCATCTAGCTGAAGTGCTGTGGGCTCAAACGAAATTATCTGAAGCAAAAAAACTCTTAGCTTCGGCACAGAAAAAAGATCCGGATAATGAGTTACTCAAGAGCACCCTTGAACGTTTAGGTATTTCCCTACCTTGA
- the mutM gene encoding bifunctional DNA-formamidopyrimidine glycosylase/DNA-(apurinic or apyrimidinic site) lyase: protein MPELPEVEVTRLGVTPHIEGQAVQQVVMRRDGLRWPFPAHLARTLKGQVIRRTGRRGKYLLLHFDHGCLIIHLGMTGNLRIMPLNTPPQKHDHFDLILSTCLMRLTDPRRFGAVLWHAEEDGELELHPLLRKLGVEPLEADFTGQLMFEQTRNRGAAIKQVLLSGEIVVGVGNIYCSESLFRAGISPKTAANRISLKRYQSLELSIRQVMREAIAHGGSTLKDFVGADGKTGYFQQSYFVYDRAGEACRVCQGTIRHIVQGQRSSFYCVNCQK, encoded by the coding sequence ATGCCAGAATTGCCAGAGGTTGAAGTGACCCGTTTGGGGGTGACGCCTCACATTGAGGGGCAAGCGGTTCAACAAGTTGTGATGCGTAGAGATGGTCTGCGTTGGCCTTTCCCAGCCCATCTTGCAAGAACGTTGAAAGGGCAAGTCATACGTCGCACTGGTCGACGTGGCAAATATTTGCTACTCCATTTTGATCATGGTTGTTTGATTATTCACTTGGGAATGACGGGGAACCTACGGATCATGCCGCTGAACACGCCCCCACAAAAGCACGATCATTTTGATTTAATTTTGTCGACGTGTTTGATGCGTTTGACGGATCCTCGGCGTTTCGGCGCGGTGCTTTGGCATGCAGAAGAAGACGGTGAGCTTGAACTTCACCCTTTGTTGCGCAAGCTTGGGGTGGAGCCGCTCGAAGCAGATTTTACCGGACAGCTGATGTTCGAACAGACGCGCAATCGGGGTGCCGCCATTAAACAGGTTTTATTGTCTGGCGAGATTGTCGTGGGAGTTGGCAATATTTATTGTTCTGAGAGTTTGTTTCGGGCAGGTATTAGTCCCAAAACGGCAGCGAATCGTATCAGTCTGAAGCGATATCAAAGCTTGGAATTATCAATTCGTCAAGTGATGAGGGAGGCGATTGCCCATGGAGGGAGTACTCTGAAGGATTTTGTCGGCGCAGATGGTAAGACCGGTTATTTCCAGCAAAGCTATTTTGTTTATGATCGAGCCGGAGAGGCTTGCCGTGTTTGTCAAGGAACAATAAGACACATAGTTCAAGGGCAGCGTAGCAGCTTTTATTGTGTGAATTGTCAAAAATAG
- a CDS encoding dynamin family protein, producing MSNLVQNFQEYSGWRKEVASAIEAYRTWIANSDFADHILDQRIVRLKERLVDDKLTIAFVAEFSRGKSELINAIFFADYGQRILPSSAGRTTMCPTELMYDETFPPCIRLLPIETRSETLSTTEYKSHNHVWTVLPLDPRSGDGMLEAFKQVSLTKKVTKEVAKSYGLYDESDPDAALEVDEDGLVEISQWRHAIVNFPHPLLKQGLIIVDTPGLNAIGTEPELTLNLIPNAHAVLFILAADTGVTKSDIDVWRNHIGSGPGRMVVLNKIDSMWDELRTAEEVEGQIQHQIDTVAHTLSLEKNQVFPISAQKGLVAKINKDAPLLAKSRLPKLEHALSKELIPSKKNIIRDQLATDISEIAEGQMAVIAARARGISEQLHELKSLRGKNQNVIEHMMKRVTMEKQEFDASLMKMQGTRSVFTRLSTEVYTTLGMDLLKEEINTAREAMENSKFSLGLKDAIKNFFDQVKTNLEASNRKTDEISQMMAIMYRKFSTEHGLALTTPMPFSLEKYVNEVNAIESVFQRQFNTITMLTTSQKVLMQKFFDSISARVKQSFSQANRDVEAWQKVVMAPIEAQIREHKNQLKNRMQSIQRIHVATDSLEEKIASFESLNTEVEQQKAALSALRHNIEKALASET from the coding sequence ATGAGTAATTTGGTGCAGAATTTCCAAGAGTACAGCGGTTGGCGCAAAGAAGTCGCTAGCGCGATTGAAGCGTATCGTACTTGGATCGCCAATTCTGACTTTGCCGATCATATTCTTGACCAACGCATTGTGCGTCTCAAAGAGCGCTTGGTGGACGATAAATTGACGATTGCCTTCGTGGCTGAATTTTCGCGCGGCAAATCCGAACTCATCAACGCTATTTTCTTCGCCGATTATGGTCAGCGGATTTTGCCATCGTCAGCGGGTCGAACCACAATGTGTCCGACCGAATTGATGTACGACGAAACTTTTCCTCCTTGCATTCGCTTGTTGCCAATCGAAACGCGTAGTGAAACTCTGAGTACTACCGAATATAAGAGCCATAACCACGTATGGACGGTATTGCCATTGGATCCACGCTCTGGCGATGGCATGTTGGAAGCGTTTAAGCAGGTAAGCTTGACCAAGAAAGTCACAAAGGAAGTTGCCAAGTCCTACGGTTTGTACGATGAATCTGATCCAGATGCTGCCTTAGAAGTCGATGAAGATGGCCTTGTCGAAATTTCTCAGTGGCGCCATGCGATTGTTAATTTCCCGCATCCTCTGCTCAAACAAGGTTTGATCATTGTTGATACACCAGGTTTGAATGCGATTGGTACTGAGCCTGAATTGACTTTGAATTTGATTCCGAATGCGCATGCGGTCCTGTTCATTTTGGCGGCAGATACGGGTGTCACCAAGAGTGATATCGATGTGTGGCGCAACCATATTGGTAGCGGCCCTGGTCGTATGGTGGTCCTGAACAAGATTGATAGCATGTGGGACGAATTGCGCACTGCTGAGGAAGTTGAGGGGCAAATTCAGCATCAGATCGATACGGTTGCGCATACGCTCAGTTTGGAAAAGAATCAGGTTTTTCCGATTTCGGCCCAGAAAGGTCTAGTCGCCAAAATCAACAAAGATGCGCCATTGTTAGCTAAGAGCCGCCTGCCTAAGCTTGAGCATGCTTTATCGAAAGAGTTAATTCCATCGAAGAAAAACATCATCCGCGATCAACTCGCTACCGATATCAGTGAAATCGCTGAAGGACAAATGGCGGTGATCGCTGCGCGTGCGCGTGGGATCAGCGAGCAGTTACACGAATTGAAAAGCTTGCGCGGCAAGAATCAAAACGTGATCGAGCATATGATGAAGCGTGTGACGATGGAGAAGCAAGAATTTGATGCTAGCCTCATGAAGATGCAGGGCACGCGTTCTGTATTCACGCGTTTGTCGACCGAAGTTTACACGACCTTGGGTATGGATTTGCTCAAGGAAGAGATCAATACCGCACGTGAGGCGATGGAGAATAGTAAGTTCTCTCTCGGCTTGAAAGACGCCATCAAGAATTTCTTCGATCAGGTGAAGACTAACTTAGAGGCATCCAATCGTAAGACGGATGAGATCTCACAGATGATGGCGATTATGTATCGTAAATTTTCGACCGAACACGGTTTAGCTTTGACGACACCCATGCCTTTTTCCTTAGAAAAATATGTGAACGAAGTGAATGCAATTGAATCGGTATTCCAACGCCAGTTCAACACCATCACGATGTTAACAACCTCGCAAAAGGTATTGATGCAAAAGTTTTTTGATTCGATTTCGGCTCGCGTCAAACAGAGTTTTTCGCAAGCTAATCGTGATGTGGAAGCATGGCAGAAAGTCGTGATGGCACCGATCGAAGCACAAATTCGTGAGCACAAAAATCAATTGAAAAATCGTATGCAATCGATTCAACGGATACACGTCGCTACCGACAGTTTGGAAGAAAAAATCGCCAGTTTTGAATCTTTGAATACCGAGGTCGAACAACAAAAGGCAGCCTTGAGTGCCTTGCGCCACAATATAGAAAAGGCTTTGGCTAGCGAAACTTAA